The Abditibacteriota bacterium DNA segment AGGATGGCGTATTCTTCGTCATCATTGATCTCTTTGACAGTGGCGGTGACCTTGTCACCCTTCATGTCATATCCGATGGTCAGCTTTTCGCCGACTCTGCAGGATTCCATATTGTCGCCGGTACCGTCCAGGATCTCAAACATGGCCACCTTGACGCTGCCGCTCATGGTCATAATACCGGAAAGTCTGATGTTGGTAGGCTTGGGTATCTCGCCGGCCTTGGCTCTCTCTTCTTCCTCCAGCTCCTTGGCGCTCTTGGCCTTCAGCAGCTTGCCCAGCGAACCGTAGTCCACCTCGGTGAAAGCCACGGAATACAGGCTGGTGGGGAAGGAAGGCACGAACCTGGTCTTGATCTTGTTGCCCATGGTCTTGGTCCTGTTGACAGTGCCTGTGCCCGCGGGAGCAAAGGGATCTGCCTTGCCGGGCTCCATGGGACCCTGGATGCTGGCCTTCTTCTCGGGCTCCGCAGCCGCGGCCGCAGGAGCAGCAGAAGCGGCAGGAGCAGACACGGTAGGATTCGCCGTGACTCCGGTCACACCGGGCATAGGAGGTGTGAGAGGAGCAGTCAGGTTCGACGTTCCGGTGGATCCGGGAGCGCCTGTCGTAGGCGAGGGCGCGCCGGCAGTGGGACTTATGAGACCGACAGTACTGGGATCGGGAGTCGCATCCCCCTTGGAGCCGGACTTGCCGGAGGAAAGAAATATGGCCACCACCGCGATCACTATAATAACGACTACTATAGCTATGGCGATGAGCTGATTATTTCTATCCTTTAAAAGTTCATTTAACTTTTCCATTAACTGTTCTCGCTTTTCAAATATTATTATCAGACTTTGCTGCAGTGTTCACTAACAGGGCCGTCCGGGCCTACATAGGCGTCAGAGGGGCGCTGGTGTCCAGTCCGGGTGTACTCGGCAGAGGCGTGCTGGGCGTACTGGGAGTACTGGGCATGGTGGGCGTACTGGGCATGGTAGGCATGCTGGGCATAGAAGGCGTGGTGGGCATAGTGGGGCTCATACCGCCTCCCATGGACACAGCGCCTGCAGCGCCGCCGCCGGGAGCCAGCTCGATCTTGGCTCCGCCCGTAGCTCTCGGGAATACGTAGCAGGTAATATTGTACGAAGCGGACACACTGTTGGGATCGTTGCCGTTCATGGTCATGGTGATAGCGGGATCCACCAGCACCAGTCTGGGGGCTCTGGACCAGCGGACTATGTTGTCCAGGATGCTCCTGAAGTCTCCGGTCACGGACACGCTGCCCGAATAGGTGATGATGTCCTGATCGAACAGGCTGTCGTTGGGGTTGGTGGGAGCAGCGGGCACGCTGAGCGAAGCCGCGTTGACTGTGACCACAGGGTCCTTGCGGGCAAAGTTGGTCACGATGGTGCTGCCGATACCGGTGGTCTCATGCCAATAGGAGATCATACCCACGTCTCTGCGGCTGAAGTCCAGCATAGGCATAAAGCGGTTCATATAGTCCTGATACTTGGCTACGTCCATCTCCAGCTTGGCAAACTCCTCTTCCTTGTAGGTGCGGGTCTGGGCAAGCTTGGCCTCGTCATACTGCTTGATGCCTTCGTATTCGGTCCTGCGGGCCTCCAGAGTCTCCTTGGCAGGCTGGACCTGGAAATGCCACAGAGCATAGCCGGCGCCGGCAATGATCACAAGGCTTACGATGGTAACGACCAATCTGTTAAACAAATTCTTCATATACTATGCCTCCTATTTACCCGGTGTCAGATTCGGCGCAGGAGGAGTCAGAGCTCCGCTGGTATTCAGGCCGGGAGTGCTGGGCAGGCTGGGCGTGCTGGGAGTAGTAGGCATGGTAGGCATGCTGGGCATAGAAGGCGTGGTGGGCATAGTAGGGCTCATAGCGCCTCCCATACCGGTACTGGCAACAGCAGCGCCGCCGGATATAGAGCTGACGTCAGGCTTTCTCAGAGTTTCTTTCAGAGCGGCATTGATGGTAAAGGTGATCCAGCCGCTGGTGGCAACGCCGTTCATGCTGATGGAGCCGCTGCCGGCAGAAGCCGTAGCTGCGCCTGCTCCCATGCCGGGCATACCGGGCATGCTGGGCATGCTGGGCGTGCTGGGCATATTGGGAGGAGTCAGAGCTCCGCTGGTATTCAGCCCGGGAGTGCTGGGCAAGCTGGGTGTGCTGGGCATAGAAGGCATACTCGGCGTAGTCGGCATAGTGGGAGACATAGCGCCCATGCCGCCGCCAAAGCCGGAGCCGCCGCCGCTGCCGAGACCCGCCACGGAGAGAGAGATGTTGGTAAAGACTCCGCCGGCCTTGTACAGGTTCAGGATATATCTGCCGATGTCGTCCAGACTCCTGGCCCTGCCCTGTATGGTCACGGAAGAGCCGTCGGTACCGAGACTGGTGTACTGCACCTTGTCATAGGTCCACATGGCCACCTTCTCAAATACGGAGGGTATGTTCTGGTTGAAGCTCATGACAGAGTCCATGAAGTCCACACGCTTGGTGTAGAACGCCACCTCTGCTCTCTTGGCCTCAACCTCGGCGTTTAAAGCATTTACTTTTGCCTGTATATCCTTTGCGACGGCTATCTTGCTGTCAAGATCGGCTATCTCGGTGTCGATGACCTTGACCTTGTAGCCGTACAGCCCTCCCAAAACAAGAGCAAGAATCAGTACGAAGAGAGGGATCAGCTTGAGGGCCGCCTTCTTTTCGTAATAACTCTTAGGCAAAAGATTAATCTTTATATACATTAATCCAACTCCTTTGTGCCTTTATTCTACCAAGTCTCTGGTGGCCAGGCCGATAGCAACGGGGTAGATGGTGTTCAGTCCGTTGATATTGCCGCCTGCATTGCTTGCCACCGTATAATTGGCGGATATGTCAGCCTTTACGCACTCCAGACCCACCTGTCTGCCGAACATGAGCTCCAGACCGTGGATGCCGGCAGTGCCGCCGGTGATGACCAGCTTGTCAACCACCTTGTTGGTGGTGGAATAGTAGTCCTCCAGCTGCACTCTCACCTCTCTGGACAGATCCAGCAGCCTGGGCAGTATGGCCATGAGCACCTTTTCCGAATCGCTCTCGGAGCCGTCAAAGGCAAACTCCTGACCGTCCTGGGCCTCGCCTTCCTGTCCCTCAAAGCCGGCCTCGGGCTCCACGTTCTGGGTGGGATCCGGCTCGGGCTCGGAGGTGTTGGGATCTGCGTAATACTCTTCCTCGCCGCCTTCGGTAAAGTCGGTGTCGAAGCCCTGGTCGAAGCTGAAGTCCTCGCCAATGTCGTCATCGGCGCTCTCGCTGATCAGCGGGTTGTAGTCGGGATCGTCAAAAGGCGTGTCGAACTCGCCTTCGTCAAAGCTGACCTCTTCCTCTTCCTTGTCCAGGAACTCCTCTA contains these protein-coding regions:
- a CDS encoding PilN domain-containing protein, translating into MYIKINLLPKSYYEKKAALKLIPLFVLILALVLGGLYGYKVKVIDTEIADLDSKIAVAKDIQAKVNALNAEVEAKRAEVAFYTKRVDFMDSVMSFNQNIPSVFEKVAMWTYDKVQYTSLGTDGSSVTIQGRARSLDDIGRYILNLYKAGGVFTNISLSVAGLGSGGGSGFGGGMGAMSPTMPTTPSMPSMPSTPSLPSTPGLNTSGALTPPNMPSTPSMPSMPGMPGMGAGAATASAGSGSISMNGVATSGWITFTINAALKETLRKPDVSSISGGAAVASTGMGGAMSPTMPTTPSMPSMPTMPTTPSTPSLPSTPGLNTSGALTPPAPNLTPGK